The sequence below is a genomic window from Microbaculum marinisediminis.
GCCGGCGCCCGCCGGGCCCGGGAACCAGCCGACCTTCACCGTCTCGGAACCCGCGGGATGAGCCTCGGCCAGGAACTGACCGGCCTTGGCGCCCATTTCGCCGAAGGAGACGAGCGATTTGGCCGACAGTTCCGGCGAGGACATGCCGTTGATCACGTCGATCACGGGAATGTCTTTCTTGCGGATCTCGGAAACCAGGTTGTTGAGGCCGTCGAAGGAGATTGCGCCGATGATGACGGCGTCCGCCCCCGCGGCCACGCAGTCCTCGATCTGGGAGACCTGCTTCTGTAGCTCGGTGTAGCCGCCCGCTTCGACGAGCTGCATCTTGACCCCGAGGCGCTTGGCTTCTTCGGACACGCCGTAGTCGACGCCGAGCCAGTAGGCATCCTTCATGTGCGGGAACGAGACGCACAGCTCCCAAGGCTTGCTGGCCTTGTCGAGCGGCACGTATTCAACCGAGGTTCGCGGGCTCGCCATGTCGAAGGGCGGATCCCACGATTCAACCGGATAAGGGAACCAGTCGGCCGCCGAAGCCGCACCGGCGGCCCCGACGAGGATGGCCGCAACAGCGGCACCTTGAAGATAGCGGTTCATCAACACCTCCCAAGTGGACCCGGATAGCGCGGCAGGGTGCAGCCGCAAGGTCGGTCCCTATGTTTGCGCAGGTTGATGGTATTGTTAAATCGAAAATGCTGTGCTCCAGTATCACGAATATTGATATCTATTGCACCGTTTCGATGCCGCTTTTTCGGGCATGCCAGAAAAAGTGCAACTTAGGAGATGATCCGGGGGCTACTGGATGACGCTATCCTTGCGCCAATTGCGCTACTTCGTCGGCGCTGCGGAGACCGGCCAGGTTTCACGCGCCGCCGTCGAGCTGAATGTCTCGCAATCCGCGGTAACCGGTGCGATCAAGCAACTCGAGCTGCGCCTCGGCACACGCCTGTTCGACCGCCATCCCAACGGCGTTACGCTGACCTTCGAGGGCAGCCGGTTCCTGCAGCACGCCCGCAACATCATCGCGTCCGTCGACGAGGCGCTGCGCGTCCCCAGCGTTTCGACCACCAAGGCGCAGGGTCCCATCCGCATAGGCGTGACCTATACGGTGGCCGGCTACTTCATGCCGCAGCACCAGGCGCGGTTTTCGCGCAGCTATCCCGCGGCGACCATCGAGCTGCGCGAGGCGCCGCGGGAGGCGATCGAGGAGGAGCTGATGGATGGCCGGCTCGATATCGCGGTCCTCCTTACCTCGAACCTGGAGAACCGGATGGCGCTCGACCACGAGACGTTGATCCGCTCGCGGCGGCGGCTGTGGCTGCCGATCGACCATCCTATGGCGGGCATGCCGGAGATCCGGCTGGAGCACGTGGCCCAGGAGCCCTACGTCATGCTGACCGTCGACGAGGCCCAACAGACCGCCGAACGCTATTGGGAGAAGACGCCATTTCGTCCCAGAACGATTTTCCGCACGTCCTCGGTCGAAGCCGTGCGCTCGATGGTCGCCAACGGCACCGGCATCACAATCCTCTCGGACATGGTCTACCGGCCCTGGTCCCTGGAGGGTCAGCGCATCGAAACGCGCAATGTCTATGACCTCGTCCCCTCCATGGACTTGGGACTTGCGTGGAAACGTGATGCGGAGTTGTCACCGGCGGCCCGCGCGTTCCATGATTTCATGTGCCTGACATTCAATGGTGGCGGACCGGGCCTGACCCACTAGCCCCTGCCCGCAAGCGACGATCGAGGAAGACGACATGATCGAGAGACCCAAGGCGACGCCGACCGTGCGCATCGACGACGGCCGCGTGAAGGCCACCGAATGGGCCTTCGAGCCCGGCGCCGAAACGGGATGGCACCGGCACGAACACGACTATGTGGTGGTGCCGCTGGTGAGCGGGCGCCTGCTGATCGAGATGCCGGACGGGAACGCCGCGACGGCCGAACTGACCGAGGGCATTCCCTATGCGCGCAAGGTCGGTGTCGAGCACAACGTGGTCAATGACGGGCCGGGCGAGATGCGCTTCCTCGAAGTCGAGATCACGGGGTGATCGGGATGGCGCGAGACGACACCACGGGCGACACGGCGCGTCACCGGGAACGGCTCGAGACGCTGGACCGGTTCATCGCGGCCTGGAACGCACACGACGTCGACGGCCTGATGGCCTGCATGGCACAGGACTGCGCGTTTCACGCCTCGGGCGGACCGGACGCGGACGGCGCGGTCTTCGAGGGCCGCGAAGCCGTGCGGAAAGGCTATGCCGCCATCTTCGCGGGCTTTCCCGACGCGCAATGGACCAATGGACGCCATAGCGTCTTCGGCGATCGTGGCCTCTCGCAGTGGCGCTTCATCGGCACGGCGCCGGACGGCAAGCGCGTCGAGGTCGACGGCTGCGACCTGTTCATCTTCGACGGGCCGCTGATCGCGCTGAAGGACTCCTATCGCAAGTCACGGGTCTGACGGTTCGGCGGACGCCGGCCCCACCCTCCACACGAGACCACCATGTCGAAGCCCCGCGCCCGCGACCTCGGCCTGCCCTTTCCGGGCACACCGGGCCCCTTCAATGCCATCACCGACGTGCCCGGCGTCCGCGTCGGGTTCACCACGCTTACCGACCCGGCTAAACGCATGCGCACCGGCGTCACCGCCGTCATTCCGCGCCCGGACAAGGACAGGCCCCGCCCGGTATGGGCGGGGTTCCACGCGTTCAACGGCAACGGCGAGATGACGGGCGTGCATTGGGTGAACGACGCCGGCTATTTCCTCGGCCCCGTCCTGATCACCAACACCCATGGCATCGGCGCCTGCCATCACGGCGCCGTTGAGTGGATGATCCGCACCTACGAAGCGCATTTCCGCGAGGACGACGCCTGGGCGATGCCGATCGTGGCGGAGACCTACGACGGCACCCTGAACGACATAAACGCCCTTCACGTAAAGCCCGAACACGCGATCGCCGCACTAGACGGCGCCACGTCCGGCGTCGTCGCGGAAGGCTCGGTCGGCGGCGGCAACGGCATGATCGCCTACGAATTCAAGGCCGGGACCGGCACGTCGTCGCGTCGTATCGACATTGGCGGGGAGACCTACACGGTCGCCGCGCTCGTTCAGGCCAATTTCGGGATCCGGCCGTGGTTCACGGTGCTGGGCGTGCCCGTCGGCGAGGAAATGCCCGAAAGACGGATGCGCGAGACCGAAACGGGGTCCATTATCGTCATCCTGGCGACGGATGCGCCGCTCTCCGACGCTCTCCTGCGCAATCTCGCCAAGCGCGCCGCGCTCGGCATCGGCCGGTCGGGAACTGCCGGCGGCAACAGTTCCGGCGACATCTTCCTCGCCTTCTCCGTCGCCGACGACATGGTTGATTCCGTATATGCCGGACCGGTGATCACGCGTCGCAGCCTCAACTGGGACGTGCTCGACCCGCTCTACCAGGCCGCCGTCGAGGCCGTGGACGAAAGCGTCATCAACGCCATCGTCCAGGGCGAGGACGTTGGCACCGTGAAGCCGAAGGGCAAGGTCTGCCCCGGCATCGACACCGAGGCACTGAAGGCGGTGATGGCGAAATACGGCCGCCTGAAGCCCCCCACCGCGGGTTAGCGGGTAGCCCGGCCTGGAAGGGTTGGACCCGAGTTTGCCGGCCTGGAAAGACCGACGCCGCGTCCTACCCCCAGACTTCCCTGGAAATCTCGACAATCTCCCGGAGCTTGGCCCACTGCTGGTCTTCGGTGAGAACGTTGCCCTCCTCCGTCGAGGCGAAGCCGCACTGCGGCGACAGGCAGCACTGCTCGAGGTCGACAAACTGGGTCGCCTCCTCGATGCGGCGCTTCACATCCTCCGGTTTCTCCAGCGTGCCGCTCTTCGAGGTGATCAGGCCGAGCACGATCTGCTTGTCGCCCTTCGGCACGAACCGCAGCGGTTCGAAGCCGCCGGCACGGTCGGTATCGTATTCCAGGAAATAGCCGTCGATGGCGACGTCGTTGAACATCACTTCGGCGACCGGCTCGTAGCCGCCCTCGGAGATCCAGCTCGAACGGAAGTTGCCGCGGCAGACATGCATGGTGATCATCATGTCCGAAGGACGTTCCGCGATCGCGTAGTTGATCATCTCGGCGTAGATCTTCGGCAGCGCGTCGGGGTCGTCGCCACGCTGGCGGGCCTGCTCGCGCTGCTCTTCCGAACACAGGTAGGCCCAGACCGTGTCGTCTAGCTGCAGGTAGCGGCAGCCAGCGGCGGCGAAATCCGCGACCGCCTTGCGATATGCGGCCGCCGTATCGGCGAAGAAGGCATCGAGATCCGGGTAGATGTCCTTCGAAATCGCGTTGCGTCCCATGCGGAAATGCAGCACCGACGGCGACGGGATCGTCATCTTCGGCGTGACCCTGGTATTTTCCTTCAGGAACGTGAAGTGCTCGATCATCGGATGGGTCGCGTAGTCGACCTTGCCGGTGATGTTCAGGCTGCGCGCCTTGGTCTGGATGCCGTGGAACTGGATCGACTTCTCGCCGGCCACCAGTTCGACACCGTCCAGCATCGCGAGGAAATCGAAGTGCCACCAGGAACGGCGGAACTCGCCGTCGGTGGCGAGCAGCAGGCCGACCTCTTCCTGCTTGGTGATGATCTTCCGGATTTCCGAGTCCTCTACGGCTTTCAGGTTGGCGTCGGAAATCTCGCCGGCCTCGTGCCTGGCGCGGGCCTCCTTCAACGGCGCGGTGCGCAGGATCGAGCCGACATGATCGGCGCGGAAGGGCGGGATGGTTCTCTGCATGGGGCTTCCTCCTTGGGTGATTTCTTATCTGTTGGCTGGCTTGTCTGTCCGGCTGGATGTCAGGTCCGTCCGCGGCGGCGCAGTAGTGCCGCGCCCGGGATGCGGTCGAAGGCCTCCCGGTTCCGGAGCGCATAGCGCAGGTTGCGGCTGGCCAGGCGGGCGTGCTCGCGCATGATCGCCTCTGCGCGCGCGCCTTCGCGCGCTTCGATCGCGTCGACGACGCAGCGGTGATGGTCCTGGGCGACGGTCAGCACGGTGCGCGCCTCGGGCACGTCTTCCTGGATCAGCACGAAGGCGCTCGGCGAGGCGAACGGCAGGGTCACGACGCGTTCGATCTGGCGCTCGACGACATGACTGCCGGCGAGATCGGTCAGCATCCGGTGGAAGCGGGCATTGAGGGCGATGTAGTCGGCGAAGCGGCCGCCGCCGGCCAGATGGCGCTCGACCACCGCGTCCAGTTCGCCGAGACAATCGCGGACCGAGACGAGATCGCTGGCCGAGGGGCCGCGTTCGGCGGCGAGGCGGGCGGCAAGCCCCTCGAGCGTCCCGCGGATCTCTATGGCCTCGAAAACATCCCGTTCGGTGAAGGACTTAACGGAGAACCCGCCGGACGGGATGGCTTCCAGGAGCCCCTCCTCCTCGAGCCTGACGAGCGCCATGCGGACCGGCGTGCGCGAGACGCCCAGCCGGTCGACCATGGAGAGCTCGGAGATGCGCTCGCCGGGCTCGAGCTCGCCGGACAGGATCAGGTCGCGGAGGGCAAGCTGCGCCTTCACCGTCTGCGACAGCGAGCGGTCGACCTCCTTGTCGGGCATCGCCGTCATCGGCGCGCCCGTGTCAGGCGGATACGCGCAAGCACCGGATTCCTCCCAGAAATCCTCGCCTTTTGTCCTTGTATACAGGATGCATACGCGCCGGACAATGCAGACGAATGACGGACACGGACAGGACCGGCACGACCAGGTCCGGCGCCGAGTTGCGGCTTGCCCTCACGCGGTCATCTTTTTTTAGGATTCTGGTCTAGTTTCATTAACCAATTCGAATCGTTGGCGTATTGGAGGTGTTCGTTGCGACGCGCGCTGTGGGGAATTGCCGCTCTCATCATTATCGGCGTCGTCGCGATCCTGATCGCGCCGCTGTTCATATCGGCCGAGAACGTCCGTAACACCTTGTTCGATCAGGTGGAATCGGCGACGGGATACCGCATCCGCGTGGCCGGCGACCTTGACATCTCGGTGTTCCCCTCGCTCGACCTGGTGGCGGGCGAGGTTTCCGTTTCGCAGCGGATCGGCGAGCAATATCAAGATGTTGCGGTCGCCGACGAGCTGCGCTTCGGGCTCGCCCTGTCGTCGCTGCTGTCCGGCAGGGTGCGGATGACCGAGATCGCGCTGGTTGGTCCGGTGATCACCGTGCCGCAGGCGGAGTCACGGGAAAGCACTGCAGGATCAGACACTTCCGGCGGGTCGGACTCTCCCGCCGAGGCGCTGAAAAGCCTGTCGCTCGACCGGCTGAGCATCGAGGACGGTACGGTGCAGCTGGCCGATGGCAGGCAGGTCTCCGCGCTCGACCTGACGGCCTCGCTGGCCGACTTCGACGCGCCCCTGACCCTTGATCTGAAAGCGGTTTTCGACGGCAACCCGATCTCGCTCGCCGGCGAGATCGGCCGGTTCGGGCCATTCCTGCAGGGTGAGGTCGCCCCGGTCGCCATTTCGGTCGGCTATCCGTCGGCTCTGGCGTCGGATCTGTCGGTTTCGGGTCGGGCCCTCTACACCGGCGACGCCTTCGCGCTGGAACCGTTCGAGGCGCGTGCCGGCGACAGCGCCTTCGGCGGCGAAATTCGGGTCGACATGAGCCAGCCGGTCACGCGCATCCGGGCGTCGCTGAACGGCGAGGTCCTGGACCTGGACTCGCTGCTGGCCACGGGCGGGGCGAGCGAGGGACAGGCGGCGGCCCCCTCCCCCGACACCTCCGACCAGCCGATCGACTTCTCCGCGCTCGAGACCACGGTCGCGGACGTCGACGTGTCCGTCTCCAAGGTGGTGGTGTCGGGCATCGCCATCACGCCGCTGGTCGCCAACCTGCATGTCGGCGAGGGCAAGGCCAACCTGGTCGCCGACCTGATCGGGGTGGGCAGCGCCTCGGGCATGGCCTCGCTGGCGCTCGATGCGACGCGCGAGAGCCCCTATGTCAGCGGCAAGCTGCGCATCACCGGCGTGGATCTGGGCGAAGCGAGCCGGCTCGCCGGCGAGAGCGCGGTGCCGGTCTCGGGCACGGCGGGCGCCGACATCGTCTTCGCCACCGCCGGGCGCACGCCGGCGGAGCTGAAGGCGCGCATCAACGCGTCCGGCTCGCTGTCGCTGCAGAACGGCTCGGCGACCGTCGCCGCCCTGTCCGGCGCGACCGGCAAGCAGGGCACCGAGCGGATCACCGACATCAACGCGACGGCCAAGTTCGAGGACCTGATCAAGCCGGTCAGCGTCGCCGGCTCGGCGGCATGGAACGGCGAGCGCTTCGACCTGTCGGCCACCGCCGACGTGCGCGGCATCCTCGCCGGCCAGTCCTCCGGCGTGCAGGCGCAGGCGCGCTCCCAGCGCGTCTCGGCGGGCTTCAACGGCAAGGTCTCGGCGGCCGGCGCCGCCGACGGCCGGGTGTCGCTGGAAACCGCCTCGCTCACCGGGTTGATGCGCTGGCTCGGCCAGAAGCCGGCCTGGCAATCCGGCTTCGAGGCGTTCTCCGTCGACGGCCGGCTGGCCGTTTCCGAGACCGCCATCGCCTTCGAGGACACGCGGATCCGCCTCGACGACACGGAAGGCACCGGTTCGGGCAAGGTGACGCTCGGGGCGAAGCCGTCGGTGACCGCCAAGCTCGATCTGGAGACGCTGAACGTCAATCCGTATCTGGGCGAGGCCGGTCGCGAGCCGGCGGGGCAACCGGCCGCGGGCGGCCCGGCGGGATGGAGCACCGATCGCATCGACTTCTCGGCGCTGAACGCGCTCGACGCCGACCTCGCGCTTTCGGTGAAGCGGCTGGTCTACAAGCGGATCAGGACCGGTCCGGTGGCGATCTCGGCGAAGATCTCCGGCGGCAAGCTCGACGCGCAGCTCTCCAACCTGAAGCTCTACAAGGGCGCGGGCACCGGCACGCTGCAGGTCGACGCGTCCGGCCAGACGCCGACGCAGGGCTTCAAATTCTCGCTGTCCGGCCTCGATGCCTTCCCCTTCCTGCGTGATGCCGCCGGCTTCTCGCGCATCGAGGGCACCGCGGCGATCGCCGTCGACCTGACCGCGCGCGGCCAGAGCCAACGCGAAATCGTCTCCGCGCTGAACGGCACCGCGAGCTTCGAGTTCAAGAACGGCGCGGTCCGTGGCATCAATGTCGCCAAGATGGCGCGCAACCTCACCTCCGGCGTCCTGTCGGGCTGGGGCTCGGGCGAGGCCGAGAAGACCGACTTCGCCTCGCTGGGCGCGAGCTTCGCGGTCGCCGACGGCAAGGCCAGGACCGACGACCTGCATCTTTACGGCCCGCTGGTGCGCGTGAGCGGCGCCGGCACCGTCGACATGCCGGCCCAGACGCTCGACCTCAAGGTCGATCCGAAGGTGGTGGCCAGCCTCGAGGGCCAGGGCGGCCAGGCCGACCTGGAGGGCCTCGGCGTGCCGGTCGTCGTCGCCGGCCCGTGGGCGAGCCCGAAGATCTATCCCGACATCGCCGGCATCCTGCAGAACCCGCAGGCCGCCTACCAGCAGCTGCAGAAGCTCGGCGGCGGGCTGTTCAACCTGCCCGGCGCGGGGGCGCTGGGCGGCGGGGCATTGGGCGGTAAGGACGACGCCCTCGGCGGCGTCGCCGACAAGATCAAGGAAGAGACCGGCGTCGACATCGGCGACATCCTCAAGGACGGCAAGATCGACGAGGACGCGCTGAAGGGCGGCGCGCTCAAGGGGCTGGAGCAGCTTCTAGGCGGCGGCTCGGGCGGCCAGGCCACCGGCGGACAACCGGCGGCAAAGCCGGCGGCTAAGCCGCAGGCCCAGCCCAAGGGCAAGGCCGAGGGCAAGCAGCAGCAGCCCAAAGCCAAGGACGGCCCCAAGGCCAAGGACGCGCCGAAGGCCGGGCCCGAGCCCGGGCCTAAGGCCCAGGAAAAGAAGGGCGGCAAGAAGGCCAAGACCGACGCGGCCGCGAAAGAGACCGCCGACGAGCCCGCCAAAGAGACCGACGGCGACGCCAAGACGCGGAGAAAGAAGAAGAACGCGGATCAGGCCGACCAGACCGAGGAGATGGACCCGGAAGAGGCGGCCAAGCAGCTGCTGCAGGATTTGTTGAAGAAGGAGTGAGGGGCGCCGGACGGCACTGGATCCCAGGGTCACGCCCGGGCACCAACCCTAATATCCCTACGTCATCGCCGGGCTTGACCCGGCGATCTCAGGCCGCACTATCCGGGCATGGGCGGCTCGGCTCTTCGCATAACAAGCGCTCGGCGAGACCAGTGTGGCGGAAACGAAGCGCCGTTTACGCGGCACCGCCGCGTGGGCCCCGGATCAAGTCCGGGGCACGAGTCCGTGACGGTCGGCAAGACCGTGCGCCCTGCCCGTTCCGCGTCTTTCACGGCCTTAACCCCTGCGTCATCGCCGGCTCGACGCGGCACGCTCCCCCAAGCGCCACCGCCGTGCCGGATCGCACGAGATGCCCGGGTCAGGCCCGGGCATGACGTGAGGTAGGACGGCTCCGCCCCAATCCACGCATTCAACCATCGCCCAGCGCACCCGGCCCCGGCGACGTCAACCGTCTCCGGAACCATCTCCGTCCGTCCCCGTTGACGACGCAACGCGCGGCTCTGCCCGCGCCGCTGAAACGTCAACACGCACCGTCAATACGCGAAGGAGAGCCCCATGGCCGATACCCAGTCGGACGCCGACAAGACCGCCCCTCAGCACACGACCGTCGTGACCGAGGGCTCGAGCGGCGCGGGATGGTTCCTGGTCGGCGCCCTGATCGTGGCCCTGGTCGGCGGCCTTTGGCTCTACACGGAAGGTTACTTCGGCGGCGGGGACGCCGATATCGACGTGAAGATCGAACTGCCGACCGTCAACAAGCCCGCCGAGTGAGGCGGGCCGGCCGGCTTTAGCCTGCGGGCATAGGCGGCACCGCCGTATGGACCCCGGATCAGGTCCGGGGCACCAGTCCGTGACGGGCCGAAAGGCCGTACCCCCTGCCTCCGTCTTTCACGGCCATGCCCACTCCGCGTCATCGCCGGGCTTGACCCGGAAATCTCCCCGCGCGCCACCGCCGTACCGGTCAGCACGAGATGCCCGGGTCACGCCCGGGCATGACGTAGAAAAGAAAATCCAGGGCATGACGTGGCAGAAGCGAAGCCCGGGCATGCGGTAAGTCGGGGGGCACGGCGTGGAAAAAGAGGCGCGCTTTCCCCCTCCACGTCATCGCCGGGCTTGACCCGGCGATCTCGGGCCGCACCATCCGGGCATGGGCGGCTGAGTCTACATCCTCACCAACAAACCGCGCGGCGTGCTCTATGTCGGCGTCACCAACGATATCCTCCCCCGCACCGTCGAGCATCGAAACAGTCTCGTGCCCGGGTTCACCAAACGCTACCAGTTGAAACGTCTCGTCCTGGCCGAACCGCATCCGACCATCGCCCACGCCATTCAACGCGAGAAGAACCTCAAACGCTGGTCGCGGCATTGGAAGGTGGCGTTGATCGAAAGCGTCAATCCGGACTGGCCGGACCTTTGGGAGGAAATCCAGACATAGACCGGGGGGTACGGCACGAGATGCCCGGGTCAAGCCCGGGCATGACGTCAAGAGGAACAACGCCTGCATGGCGGGGGAAGAGACGACGCCGCTCACGTGTCTTTCGCCCCACTCCCGCCTGCCCCGCCCATCCGGCCTCCTGTCACCGCCCTGCCACCCTCCACGTCATCGCCGGGCGTAACCCGGCGATCTCGGGCCGCAGCATCCGGGCATCGGCGGCCGGGCTCTTCGCGTGGCAAGCGCTCGGCGAGACTGGCACGGGAGCGCTGGCATGGCGGGGGAAGCCGGCCTATAATCCGGCTAATTAAACAGAAGGAGGGAGATATGGCGGCCTGGAAAATCGAAGGGGAGTACATGGAAACGTGCAACTGCGCGTTCATCTGCCCCTGCATCGGCACCAACATGGAGGCCGTGCCGAGCGAAGGCGAATGCAAGGCGGCCTTCGCCATGCGAATCGACAAGGGCCACATGGGCGACGTGCCGCTGGACGGCGTCTCGTTCATCGTCCTGCTCCACTCCCCCGGCGCCATGGCCGAGGGCAACATGAAGGTCGGCCTGATCGTCGACGAAAAGGCCACCGACCAGCAGGTGGAGGCGATCGGCCAGATCGCCTCGGGCGCGGCCGGCGGGCCGATGGCCGTGCTGGCGCCGCTGGTCGGCGAGTTCGCCGGCGTGGACCGGCGGCCGATCGTCTTCGAGATGGACGGCATGACGCGCGCGGTGAAAGCCGGCGACCTGATCGACCAGGCGATCGTCGGCATCCCGAGCCTGGCGGAGGACGGTGCGCCGATCTACCTCGACAACACCGCCCATCCGGCCAACTCCAAGCTGGCGCTGGCCAAGGCGACGCGCAGCCATTTCGACGCCTTCGGCATCACGTGGGACGCCAGCGGGGCCACCCCCCGCAACGGCCACTTCGCGCCGTTCGCCTGGGCGGCGTGACGGCCGCCGGTTCGGGGCCTTCGCACTTGAGGGTCCCCAGGCCGCCGGTCCCACGAGAGGGATCCCAACGATCGTGGGGCCCGCAAGCAGCCGGAGCGGCGCGATGACGGCGACGATGGCGCTTGAATCCGTCCTCAAACGCGACCGGCTGGTGGTGATCGCCGGCCTGTCGCTGGTGGTTGCGCTTGCCGCCGCCTACACCGTCGCCGGCATCGGCATGGGCATGTCGGCGCTGACCATGACGAAGATGGCGATCGCGATGCCCGGCATGGCGATGCAGCCAGCGGCGTGGTCGGCCGGCTATGCGGCGCTGGTTTTCCTGATGTGGTGGGTGATGATGGTCGCCATGATGGTGCCGAGCGCGGCGCCGACGGTGCTGCTTTACACCGCGATCGCGCGCAGGCAGGCCACCAGTGGGCAGGCCCCCGGCGGGCAGGCATCGGGCGCCAAGGTTTCAGGCGCCAAGGTTTCAGGCGGGCGGCCGCTTGTCGCTTCCGCCCTGTTCGTCGCCGGCTATCTGGCGATGTGGGCCGGGTTCAGCCTGATCGCGACCGGCCTGCAATGGGCGCTGGAGAGCATCGGCGTCGTCACCGGCATGATGGAGATCGCAAGCCCGCTCATCGCCGGCCTGCTGCTGGTCGCCGCCGGGCTCTACCAGCTCACGCCCCTGAAACAGGCCTGCCTGAGACACTGCCGCAACCCGCTGATGTTCATCGCCGAGCACTGGCGGCCCGGCCCCGGCGGCGCCTTCCGCATGGGGCTGGAGCACGGCGGCTACTGCCTCGGCTGCTGCTGGTTCCTGATGGCGCTGTTGTTCGTCGGCGGCATCATGAACCTGATCTGGATCGCCGGCATCGCCGTTTATGTGGGCGTGGAGAAGTTCGCCGGCGGGCGGCGCTGGCTGACCGCGGGCACCGGCGCGGCGCTGACGCTCGCCGGCCTCGCCGTCATGGTGCGGCCCTTCCTTGTCTCATAGGACCGGTCCTGCAAGTCCAGGGGGCGGTCCTACTTCGACAGCAGCGCCGTGGTGCCGTCCCAGTTGGCGGGCGGCGGATCGGCGAGGAAGCCGCGGCAGCGCGCGATCAGCATCCGCGACGGCGCGTCGCCGCCCGGGCGCAGCCGGTCGGCCTGGCCGAAATGGGTGATGGCGGTGGAGAAATCGCCCCAGGCATAGCTGGCCAGCCCCTCCTCGTAGGGCGCGATCCAGGGCGGCGGCGCCTCCCCGGCAAGGCCGATCAGCTCGTAGATCGCGGTGCCACCGGCGCGGCCGTAGACGGCGACCTTGTCGAGCCTGCGCGCCAGGATCGCATCGCCTGCCAGCTCCCGCGTACGCTCGCCGATGATGATCGACGAGCCATAGGCCTTGTTGGCGCCCTCGAGCCGGCTCGCCACGTTCACCGCGTCGCCGATGACGGTGTAGTTGAGGCGGGTGCGCGAGCCGATGTTGCCGACCAGCACGGGCCCGGAATTGATGCCGACGCGGATGCGGATCGGCGCGCCGCGGTCGTCGGTCAGCCCCGCCTCGTCGATCGCCCGCACGGCCTGCACCGCAGCGCGGCAGGCGGCGGCGGCGTGGCCGGGGATCTCGTGCGGCGCGCCCCAGAAGGCCATCACCGCATCGCCGATGAACTTGTCGACGGTGCCGGATTCCGCCTGCACCGTGTTCGACATCAGGTCGAGATAGCGGCCGAGCAGCGGCACCACGTCCTCGCCCATGCGCTCCGACAGGCCGGTGAAGCCGGCGACGTCGGCGAACAGGACGGTGAGCTCGCGGCGGTCGCCGCCAGGCCGGGCCTCGATGCCCTCGGAGACGAGGATGCGCACCAGGTCGGCGGGCAGATACTTGCGGAAGGCGGCGAGCCCGCCGGCCATGCGCGAGATCGTGCCGCTGAGCTCGTCCAGTTCCGTCAGCCGCGAGGGATGGTAGCGGACGGCCTCCAGGTCGAAGCGCTCGATATGGTCGAGCTCGCCGGCGACGGTGCCGAGCGGCTTGGCCAGCAGGCGCCGGCCGAGCCACGCCGACAGAAGGGCGGCGACGATCACCAGCGCCAGCACGCCGACGGCAAGGCGCTGCGTGGTACGGTCGATCTCGCCGAGGAACTCGGATTCCGGGATCACGGTCGCCAGCGTCCAGCCGGCATAGGCGAGCGGCGTCAGCGTCACCCCGTAGGCCTCGCCGTCGGCGCCGGCGATGCGCATCTCGCGCGCCGCCTTCATGCGGGTGGCGTCGGGCGCCATGGCCTCGTGGATGGCGTGTTCGGCGACGGCGAGCATCCGCGGCCGGATGTCGAA
It includes:
- the torT gene encoding TMAO reductase system periplasmic protein TorT, whose protein sequence is MNRYLQGAAVAAILVGAAGAASAADWFPYPVESWDPPFDMASPRTSVEYVPLDKASKPWELCVSFPHMKDAYWLGVDYGVSEEAKRLGVKMQLVEAGGYTELQKQVSQIEDCVAAGADAVIIGAISFDGLNNLVSEIRKKDIPVIDVINGMSSPELSAKSLVSFGEMGAKAGQFLAEAHPAGSETVKVGWFPGPAGAGWVEAGNTGFIGAVDGSAVEVVETKYGDTGKEAQSKLVEDTLEAHPDLDYIVGTAVTAEAAVPILRDRGLTDQVKVLSYYFTPGVDQGIRRGQILAAPTDSTVIQGRIAVDQAVRILEGKDYMKHVGPALYVVSQDTIKDFDPSSTLAPDGFKPVFRVE
- a CDS encoding LysR family transcriptional regulator; this encodes MTLSLRQLRYFVGAAETGQVSRAAVELNVSQSAVTGAIKQLELRLGTRLFDRHPNGVTLTFEGSRFLQHARNIIASVDEALRVPSVSTTKAQGPIRIGVTYTVAGYFMPQHQARFSRSYPAATIELREAPREAIEEELMDGRLDIAVLLTSNLENRMALDHETLIRSRRRLWLPIDHPMAGMPEIRLEHVAQEPYVMLTVDEAQQTAERYWEKTPFRPRTIFRTSSVEAVRSMVANGTGITILSDMVYRPWSLEGQRIETRNVYDLVPSMDLGLAWKRDAELSPAARAFHDFMCLTFNGGGPGLTH
- a CDS encoding cupin domain-containing protein, giving the protein MIERPKATPTVRIDDGRVKATEWAFEPGAETGWHRHEHDYVVVPLVSGRLLIEMPDGNAATAELTEGIPYARKVGVEHNVVNDGPGEMRFLEVEITG
- a CDS encoding nuclear transport factor 2 family protein, with translation MARDDTTGDTARHRERLETLDRFIAAWNAHDVDGLMACMAQDCAFHASGGPDADGAVFEGREAVRKGYAAIFAGFPDAQWTNGRHSVFGDRGLSQWRFIGTAPDGKRVEVDGCDLFIFDGPLIALKDSYRKSRV
- a CDS encoding P1 family peptidase, which produces MSKPRARDLGLPFPGTPGPFNAITDVPGVRVGFTTLTDPAKRMRTGVTAVIPRPDKDRPRPVWAGFHAFNGNGEMTGVHWVNDAGYFLGPVLITNTHGIGACHHGAVEWMIRTYEAHFREDDAWAMPIVAETYDGTLNDINALHVKPEHAIAALDGATSGVVAEGSVGGGNGMIAYEFKAGTGTSSRRIDIGGETYTVAALVQANFGIRPWFTVLGVPVGEEMPERRMRETETGSIIVILATDAPLSDALLRNLAKRAALGIGRSGTAGGNSSGDIFLAFSVADDMVDSVYAGPVITRRSLNWDVLDPLYQAAVEAVDESVINAIVQGEDVGTVKPKGKVCPGIDTEALKAVMAKYGRLKPPTAG
- a CDS encoding 5-methyltetrahydropteroyltriglutamate--homocysteine S-methyltransferase; translation: MQRTIPPFRADHVGSILRTAPLKEARARHEAGEISDANLKAVEDSEIRKIITKQEEVGLLLATDGEFRRSWWHFDFLAMLDGVELVAGEKSIQFHGIQTKARSLNITGKVDYATHPMIEHFTFLKENTRVTPKMTIPSPSVLHFRMGRNAISKDIYPDLDAFFADTAAAYRKAVADFAAAGCRYLQLDDTVWAYLCSEEQREQARQRGDDPDALPKIYAEMINYAIAERPSDMMITMHVCRGNFRSSWISEGGYEPVAEVMFNDVAIDGYFLEYDTDRAGGFEPLRFVPKGDKQIVLGLITSKSGTLEKPEDVKRRIEEATQFVDLEQCCLSPQCGFASTEEGNVLTEDQQWAKLREIVEISREVWG
- a CDS encoding GntR family transcriptional regulator, coding for MPDKEVDRSLSQTVKAQLALRDLILSGELEPGERISELSMVDRLGVSRTPVRMALVRLEEEGLLEAIPSGGFSVKSFTERDVFEAIEIRGTLEGLAARLAAERGPSASDLVSVRDCLGELDAVVERHLAGGGRFADYIALNARFHRMLTDLAGSHVVERQIERVVTLPFASPSAFVLIQEDVPEARTVLTVAQDHHRCVVDAIEAREGARAEAIMREHARLASRNLRYALRNREAFDRIPGAALLRRRGRT